From one Saccharomyces cerevisiae S288C chromosome XVI, complete sequence genomic stretch:
- the CIT3 gene encoding citrate (Si)-synthase CIT3 (Dual specificity mitochondrial citrate and methylcitrate synthase; catalyzes the condensation of acetyl-CoA and oxaloacetate to form citrate and that of propionyl-CoA and oxaloacetate to form 2-methylcitrate), whose product MVQRLLPGAHICRRSFNSSAIIKSSALTLKEALENVIPKKRDAVKKLKACYGSTFVGPITISSVLGGMRGNQSMFWQGTSLDPEHGIKFQGLTIEECQNRLPNTGIDGDNFLPESMLWLLMTGGVPTFQQAASFRKELAIRGRKLPHYTEKVLSSLPKDMHPMTQLAIGLASMNKGSLFATNYQKGLIGKMEFWKDTLEDSLNLIASLPLLTGRIYSNITNEGHPLGQYSEEVDWCTNICSLLGMTNGTNSSNTCNLTSQQSLDFINLMRLYTGIHVDHEGGNVSAHTTHLVGSALSDPYLSYSSGIMGLAGPLHGLAAQEVVRFLIEMNSNISSIAREQEIKDYLWKILNSNRVIPGYGHAVLRKPDPRFTAMLEFAQKRPIEFENDKNVLLMQKLAEIAPKVLLEHGKSKNPFPNVDSASGILFYHYGIRELLFFTVIFGCSRAMGPLTQLVWDRILGLPIERPKSLNLEGLEALTKASNVNKL is encoded by the coding sequence ATGGTACAAAGGCTTCTACCGGGCGCACATATATGCAGAAGGTCCTTCAATTCGTCTGCAATTATAAAGTCTTCTGCATTGACTCTCAAGGAAGCATTAGAAAACGTGATACCTAAGAAAAGAGATGCtgtgaagaaattgaaggCCTGTTATGGCAGCACGTTTGTCGGACCGATTACCATTTCATCAGTTCTAGGTGGGATGAGAGGTAATCAGTCAATGTTTTGGCAAGGAACATCATTAGATCCCGAACATGGCATTAAATTTCAAGGTTTAACGATTGAAGAATGTCAAAATAGATTACCTAATACAGGTATTGATGGCGATAATTTCCTGCCAGAATCAATGTTATGGCTGTTGATGACAGGTGGTGTGCCAACTTTCCAGCAAGCTGCTTCTTTCAGGAAAGAATTGGCTATTCGTGGAAGGAAATTGCCACATTATACAGAGAAAGTTTTGTCAAGTTTACCCAAAGATATGCACCCTATGACCCAACTTGCAATTGGTTTAGCATCAATGAACAAAGGATCCCTCTTTGCTACAAACTACCAAAAGGGCCTCATAGGAAAGATGgaattttggaaagatACTCTTGAAGATTCGCTAAATTTAATTGCTTCACTCCCGCTGCTGACTGGGAGAATTTATTCGAACATTACAAATGAGGGACACCCATTAGGTCAATATAGTGAGGAGGTGGATTGGTGTACAAACATATGTTCCCTGCTCGGCATGACAAATGGAACGAACTCTTCTAATACATGCAACCTTACTTCCCAGCAATCCCTGGACTTCATAAACTTGATGCGGTTATATACCGGTATACATGTAGACCATGAAGGTGGTAATGTTTCTGCTCACACCACCCACTTGGTTGGAAGTGCGTTGAGTGACCCGTATCTCAGCTATTCATCTGGAATAATGGGATTAGCGGGTCCTTTGCATGGGTTAGCAGCACAAGAAGTAGTAAGGTTTCTCATAGAGATGAACTCTAATATTTCCAGCATTGCACGAGAAcaagaaatcaaagattatctttggaaaattttgaattcaaaCCGTGTGATCCCCGGTTATGGGCACGCAGTTTTGCGTAAACCGGATCCTCGATTTACAGCAATGCTTGAATTTGCGCAAAAGAGGCCTATTGAATTTGAGAACGACAAGAACGTTTTGTTGATGCAAAAATTGGCAGAAATAGCGCCTAAGGTTTTGTTGGAACACGGAAAGAGTAAGAATCCATTTCCCAATGTTGACTCTGCATCGGGgattttgttttatcaTTATGGAATCAGGGAATTATTATTCTTTACCGTCATTTTTGGGTGTTCAAGGGCCATGGGACCCTTGACACAACTTGTTTGGGATCGCATTCTAGGTTTACCAATTGAAAGGCCCAAGAGTTTGAACTTGGAGGGTCTGGAAGCACTTACCAAAGCAAGCAATGTTAACAAGTTGTAA
- the PDH1 gene encoding putative 2-methylcitrate dehydratase (Putative 2-methylcitrate dehydratase; mitochondrial protein that participates in respiration; induced by diauxic shift; homologous to E. coli PrpD, may take part in the conversion of 2-methylcitrate to 2-methylisocitrate), with protein MFLAKNLKNNKIKVCLPKKKFAALSTASIQTNERPNPDKVLKDIAKYVHETPLKSSLALDTARLCFLDTLGCGLAALKFKQAQNIIKPIVPGTIVPSGTKILGTSYVMDPVKGAFAIGTLIRWLDYNDCWLAAEWGHPSDNLGGILAVADHLSRLNKATHGKNGKQFLVKDVLEAMIKAHEIQGIIALENSFNKVGLDHVVLVKVATAGVVSKMLGLSQEQTIEALSQAFVDGQSLRTYRHAPNTGSRKSWAAGDAVSRAVNLAYLVKNANVGTIPSVLTARTWGFYDVLFKGKPFSFQQRSKYDSYVMENVLFKISFPAEFHAQTAVEAAVKAYRILAKQGKTFKDIKSIRIRTQEAAMRIIDKSGPLYNYADRDHCIQYMIAVPLITGNLTATDYSDEVARNPEIDNLRSKMYCIEDTHLTQNYHDPDKRSIGNALLIELNDGTQLDEIFVEYPVGHKFRREEGIPLLMNKFQRHLREHFVESPDKVDLIMKVSSKTNFLNMQIDKYMDLFTEG; from the coding sequence ATGTTTTTAGCcaaaaatctaaaaaataataaaatcaaGGTATGCTTGcctaaaaagaaatttgctGCGCTGAGTACAGCGTCTATACAAACTAATGAAAGACCAAATCCAGATAAGGTTTTGAAGGACATCGCGAAATATGTCCATGAAACCCCATTAAAATCATCTTTGGCTCTAGATACAGCACGACTCTGTTTCCTTGATACTCTAGGCTGTGGCTTGGCGGCTTTGAAATTTAAGCAGGctcaaaatattattaaacCAATTGTGCCAGGAACAATAGTTCCCAGTGGAACAAAAATATTGGGCACATCTTACGTTATGGATCCAGTGAAGGGAGCTTTTGCCATTGGTACTCTAATACGTTGGTTAGATTACAATGACTGCTGGTTAGCTGCCGAGTGGGGGCACCCATCAGATAACCTTGGGGGAATTTTAGCTGTCGCGGATCACTTGTCCAGATTAAACAAGGCTACCCACGGAAAGAATGGAAAACAGTTTCTTGTTAAAGACGTATTAGAGGCAATGATTAAAGCGCATGAAATCCAAGGTATTATAGCGCTcgaaaattctttcaataaaGTAGGTTTAGATCATGTGGTACTCGTGAAAGTAGCAACGGCTGGTGTTGTCTCGAAGATGCTGGGCCTGAGCCAGGAACAAACTATTGAAGCATTGTCACAAGCATTTGTAGACGGTCAATCACTGCGTACTTACCGTCATGCCCCAAATACTGGATCTAGAAAGTCGTGGGCGGCGGGAGATGCAGTTTCGAGGGCTGTAAACTTGGCTTATTTAGTCAAAAATGCTAATGTTGGCACGATACCTTCAGTATTAACAGCTAGAACCTGGGGATTTTATGACGTTTTATTTAAGGGTAAACCTTTTTCATTCCAACAAAGATCAAAATATGATTCCTACGTCATGGAAAACGTTCTGTTCAAGATATCATTTCCTGCCGAATTCCATGCGCAAACTGCTGTAGAAGCTGCTGTAAAAGCATATAGGATTCTTGCCAAACAAGGGAAAACTtttaaagatattaaatCGATCAGAATTAGAACTCAAGAGGCGGCAATGAGGATTATAGATAAATCCGGTCCTCTGTATAATTATGCCGATAGGGATCATTGTATCCAGTACATGATCGCGGTTCCGCTGATTACTGGTAATCTCACAGCTACTGATTATTCGGATGAGGTCGCAAGAAATCCTGAGATCGATAACTTGAGATCGAAAATGTACTGTATCGAAGATACTCATCTCACTCAAAACTATCACGATCCTGATAAAAGGTCGATAGGAAACGCTCTTCTCATAGAGCTGAACGATGGGACGCAGttggatgaaatttttgtagAGTACCCTGTTGGTCACAAATTTAGACGAGAGGAAGGAATACCATTACTAATGaataaatttcaaaggCATCTGCGCGAACATTTTGTAGAGAGCCCTGATAAAGTCGACCTTATAATGAAGGTaagttcaaaaacaaactttttgaatatgCAAATCGACAAATACATGGATTTGTTTACTGAGGGATGA
- a CDS encoding uncharacterized protein (Putative sulfate permease; physically interacts with Hsp82p; green fluorescent protein (GFP)-fusion protein localizes to the ER; YPR003C is not an essential gene) has translation MTSNNSLLGRGRMSYSSTAPPRFKRSVDQRDTFSDNFDYDKDSSNRGRTYIAASNSTTGVPPPNNSRSGCTNNTNNTNNTSNTSNTNNNDSVDENTVFETLPYYLPCFSWLPEYTFNKLWGDVIAGISVASFQIPLALSYTTSIAHVPPLCGLYSLAISPFVYGILGSVPQMIVGPESAISLVVGQAVESITLHKENVSLIDISTVITFVSGTILLFSGISRFGFLGNVLSKALLRGFISSVGLVMIINSLISELKLDKFLVSLPQHYHTPFEKILFLIDYAPAQYHIPTAIFSGCCLIVLFLTRLLKRKLMKYHKSAIFFPDILLVVIVTILISMKFNLKHRYGISIIGDFSMDNFDELKNPLTRPRRKLIPDLFSASLIVAMLGFFESTTASKSLGTTYNLTVSSNRELVALGFMNIVISLFGALPAFGGYGRSKINALSGAQSVMSGVFMGVITLITMNLLLQFVHYIPNCVLSVITTIIGISLLEEVPGDIKFHLRCGGFSELFVFAVTFCTTIFYSIEAGICIGCVYSIINIIKHSAKSRIQILARVAGTSNFTNLDDYMMNMKRNSLDVEGTEEIEGCMIVRIPEPLTFTNSEDLKQRLDRIERYGSSKIHPGRKSLRSKDSIKYVIFDLGGMTSIDSSAAQVLEEIITSYKRRNVFIYLVNVSINDKVRRRLFKAGVAASVERAQANNNENNTSNTFSDAGETYSPYFDSIDAALYEIEKMKIKGNNVPNNDSESFMSNTLFNSSLV, from the coding sequence ATGACATCAAATAATTCGTTATTGGGGCGTGGAAGGATGTCATATTCCTCTACCGCTCCACCAAGATTCAAAAGATCAGTCGACCAGCGTGACACTTTCTCGGACAATTTTGATTATGATAAGGATTCATCCAATCGAGGCAGGACCTATATTGCAGCATCTAATTCAACTACTGGGGTACCCCCACCCAACAACTCAAGATCAGGATGCACCAATAATACAAATAATACAAATAATACAAGTAATACAAGTAATACgaacaataatgatagCGTTGATGAGAATACAGTGTTTGAAACTTTACCTTATTACCTGCCCTGCTTTTCATGGCTTCCTGAGTACACTTTCAATAAACTGTGGGGCGACGTAATCGCAGGTATCTCAGTAGCGTCATTTCAGATACCACTTGCGCTATCGTACACAACTTCAATTGCACATGTCCCACCTTTATGCGGACTATATTCTTTGGCTATTAGCCCATTTGTCTATGGTATTTTAGGTTCTGTTCCTCAGATGATAGTTGGGCCCGAAAGTGCAATTTCCTTGGTCGTGGGACAAGCAGTCGAATCTATAACACtacataaagaaaatgtttcTCTAATTGATATTTCAACAGTAATAACATTTGTTAGTGGCACTATCCTACTTTTTTCTGGTATTTCCAGATTTGGTTTCCTTGGAAATGTTCTTAGCAAGGCACTTCTACGAGGTTTCATAAGTTCAGTAGGACTGGTTATGATAATCAACTCTTTGATTTCTGAATTAAAGCTAGACAAATTTTTAGTAAGCTTGCCTCAACACTACCATACCCCTTTCGAGAAAATACTTTTCCTCATTGATTATGCACCAGCACAATACCATATACCAACGGCAATATTCAGCGGATGTTGCTTGATTGTCCTCTTTTTAACGCGTCTACTAAAGAGgaaattaatgaaatatCACAAGAGcgcaatattttttccagaTATATTATTGGTGGTAATTGTTACTATTCTTATTTCCATGAAATTTAATTTAAAACACAGATATGGTATTTCTATCATTGGCGACTTTAGCATGGACAAttttgatgaattgaaaaaccCTTTAACTCGTCCTAGACGTAAGCTAATACCAGATCTTTTTAGTGCATCTCTAATAGTGGCAATGTTGGgtttttttgaatctaCGACCGCGTCGAAATCTCTTGGAACAACTTACAATCTTACCGTTTCCTCTAATAGAGAACTAGTAGCTTTAGGATTCATGAATATTGTCATCTCATTATTCGGTGCTCTTCCCGCATTCGGCGGATATGGAAGATCCAAGATCAACGCCCTATCAGGAGCACAAAGCGTAATGTCGGGAGTGTTTATGGGTGTCATCACCCTAATCACAATGAATTTACTTCTTCAATTCGTACATTATATTCCTAATTGTGTTTTATCCGTCATAACAACCATCATCGGAATTAGTTTATTAGAGGAAGTGCCAGGCGACATAAAGTTCCATTTGCGATGTGGTGGCTTTAGTGAACTATTTGTTTTTGCTGTTACCTTCTGCACTACAATATTTTACTCAATCGAAGCAGGAATATGCATCGGATGTGTCTATTCAattataaatattataaagCATTCAGCAAAGTCAAGAATCCAAATTCTGGCTAGGGTAGCGGGAACGTCGAACTTTACGAATCTTGACGACTACATGATGAACATGAAAAGGAACTCTCTGGATGTTGAGGGCACAGAAGAAATCGAGGGATGCATGATTGTTAGAATACCTGAGCCTCTCACATTTACAAACAGCGAAGATTTAAAACAGAGACTTGACAGAATAGAGAGGTACGGTTCGTCTAAGATACATCCTGGAAGGAAATCACTTCGCTCGAAGGATTCCATAAAATATGTCATTTTCGATTTAGGTGGGATGACCTCAATAGATTCTTCAGCCGCCCAAGTGCTGGAGGAAATTATCACTAGTTACAAGAGGCGCAATGTCTTTATTTACCTTGTCAATGTATCTATAAATGACAAAGTAAGAAGGCGATTATTCAAAGCAGGTGTAGCTGCTAGTGTGGAAAGAGCGCAAGCAAATAACAACGAAAATAATACTAGCAACACATTTAGTGATGCAGGAGAGACATATTCTCCGTACTTCGATAGCATTGATGCGGCTCTTTATGAAATtgagaaaatgaaaattaaAGGGAACAACGTCCCGAACAATGATTCGGAGAGTTTTATGTCCAATACTTTATTTAATTCAAGTCTAGTGTAA
- the AIM45 gene encoding Aim45p (Putative ortholog of mammalian ETF-alpha; interacts with frataxin, Yfh1p; null mutant displays elevated frequency of mitochondrial genome loss; may have a role in oxidative stress response; ETF-alpha is an electron transfer flavoprotein complex subunit), with amino-acid sequence MFKSLAAVLPRASKAKFLQKNYASTLAFIESSKDGSVSRSSLSLLAAAQKLSNPITAVITGSKAEKTAEALKSSYSCSNLEKLVIFEDSKLDTCLPEQLTPLLVKLLKGGDYSHFVVSNSSVGKSVLPRVGALLDVQPVCEVTVIKDPKTFIRPIYAGNIISTIECQAEKKLLIIRASAFPPIAEGSMDSVTIEKRTDIPPCDLNVTWVKTILTKSERPELTSAQNVVTGGRALKDKETFEKLLSPLADVLHAAIGATRASVDNGLCDNSLQIGQTGKVVAPNLYIAIGVSGAVQHLAGMKDSKVIVAINNDPDAPIFNVADYGLQGDLYKIVPELTEKLGKYK; translated from the coding sequence ATGTTTAAATCATTGGCTGCTGTCTTGCCTAGAGCTAGCAAGGCAAAGTTCCTCCAGAAAAATTACGCCTCCACTTTAGCTTTCATTGAAAGCTCAAAAGATGGCTCTGTTTCAAGGTCATCATTGAGTTTATTGGCTGCTGCACAAAAGTTGTCTAACCCTATCACAGCTGTAATCACAGGTAGCAAAGCTGAAAAAACTGCTGAGGCGCTAAAATCTTCATATTCATGCAGCAATTTAGAAAAGCTTGTCATATTTGAAGATTCAAAATTAGATACCTGTCTTCCCGAACAACTAACTCCGTTATTAGTGAAACTATTAAAAGGCGGCGACTATTCAcattttgttgtctcaAACTCCTCTGTTGGAAAAAGTGTTTTACCTCGGGTGGGTGCGCTCTTGGACGTCCAACCTGTTTGTGAGGTTACTGTAATCAAAGATCCTAAGACCTTTATAAGGCCAATTTATGCAGGTAACATTATTTCTACAATAGAATGCCaggcagaaaaaaaactgttgaTTATTAGGGCATCAGCTTTTCCACCAATTGCAGAGGGTAGTATGGATTCTGTTACCATTGAGAAGAGAACTGATATTCCTCCTTGTGACTTAAATGTTACCTGGGTTAAAACTATTCTTACCAAGAGTGAAAGGCCTGAACTTACTTCTGCACAGAACGTGGTAACTGGTGGAAGGGCACTCAAGGATAAGGAGACATTTGAGAAGCTATTATCGCCGCTAGCAGATGTTTTGCACGCTGCTATAGGTGCCACAAGAGCTTCTGTTGATAATGGACTATGTGATAATTCTCTACAAATCGGTCAGACTGGTAAGGTAGTCGCACCAAATTTGTATATAGCCATTGGCGTTTCTGGTGCAGTTCAGCATTTAGCGGGAATGAAGGATTCGAAAGTTATCGTTGCCATTAACAATGATCCTGATGCCCCTATATTTAATGTCGCTGACTATGGGTTGCAAGGGGATCTTTACAAAATAGTCCCTGAACTAACTGAAAAACTTGgtaaatataaataa
- the HAL1 gene encoding Hal1p (Cytoplasmic protein involved in halotolerance; decreases intracellular Na+ (via Ena1p) and increases intracellular K+ by decreasing efflux; expression repressed by Ssn6p-Tup1p and Sko1p and induced by NaCl, KCl, and sorbitol through Gcn4p), producing the protein MHFKDLGLHDYTLKNLMYENNCCKFYDAVDENNISYVLKFVPSDVTSEGDTFPFVDRFQVKEGVFLVYSSNDFGKEGTDYFTYTGSGGNEVHISGTSSEAGIKPQFIETCHPKHLKRGTKEQEDINSSTSKKSAVINNFSGEKTPNPRPQSSNISERETYVGILNVKCKNKNSSKIRSEKLVSSVIETKHTPGLASILSKEGTTYPNNADGKHISIVNPSSKIYHSSHKQIVKTPIPKSGLSPIERCPFNGQNIKCYSPRPLDHESPQRDFNNNFQLRILKSSVLQRRQSTQNS; encoded by the coding sequence ATGCATTTCAAAGATTTAGGATTGCATGACTACACTCTCAAAAACTTGATGTATGAGAATAATTGCTGTAAATTTTATGATGCCGTGGATGAAAACAACATCTCATATgttttaaaatttgttcCCTCAGATGTGACTTCGGAAGGGGATACTTTCCCATTCGTGGATCGCTTTCAAGTAAAGGAAGGTGTTTTTTTGGTATATTCCTCAAATGactttggaaaagaaggtACGGACTACTTTACTTATACTGGTAGTGGTGGAAATGAGGTTCACATCTCGGGCACCTCTTCAGAAGCAGGAATAAAACCGCAGTTTATTGAAACTTGCCATCCAAAACATCTTAAGCGGGGAACAAAAGAGCAGGAAGATATAAATAGTAGTACCTCAAAGAAAAGTGCAGttatcaacaatttttcGGGTGAAAAAACACCAAATCCAAGGCCACAGAGTTCCAACATTTCAGAAAGAGAGACGTATGTCGGAATATTGAACGTCAAatgtaaaaataagaaCTCATCGAAAATACgaagtgaaaaattggtAAGCTCCGTCATCGAAACAAAGCATACGCCAGGATTGGCATCTATTTTATCGAAAGAAGGCACTACATATCCGAATAATGCGGACGGGAAACATATCAGTATCGTGAATCCATCCTCAAAAATATATCATTCATCCCATAAACAGATTGTTAAAACGCCTATCCCTAAGAGTGGCCTTTCTCCAATTGAGAGATGCCCTTTCAATGGTCAAAATATTAAATGCTACTCACCAAGACCACTAGATCATGAAAGTCCCCAACGTGATTTCAATAATAACTTTCAGCTGAGAATACTGAAGAGCTCGGTGTTGCAAAGGAGACAATCAACACAGAAtagttga
- the ICL2 gene encoding methylisocitrate lyase ICL2 (2-methylisocitrate lyase of the mitochondrial matrix; functions in the methylcitrate cycle to catalyze the conversion of 2-methylisocitrate to succinate and pyruvate; ICL2 transcription is repressed by glucose and induced by ethanol) has product MITMINNKTFNRKTTGTLKKLVLSSDKSLRRSFNGASSTKDFVFSESSKVEEWWESARFKNISRPYSATDVVKHRGSLPANTSIYPSSYQARKLFNLLEENFKNGTPLHTLGVIDPVQMSQLARCRNIKVAYISGWACSSTLVGSTNEVSPDFGDYPYDTVPNQVERIFKAQQLHDRKAFLEASIKGSTPVDYLKPIIADADMGHGGPTTVMKVAKLFAEKGAAGIHLEDQMVGGKRCGHLSGAVLVPTATHLMRLISTRFQWDIMGTENLVIARTDSCNGKLLSSSSDPRDHEFIRGIIRDNVVPWSEKLIEMEDKKIPNSAIADMEKEWYHENELFTFEEALEKQFTASEFESYKEKKEDLMVNKLGRAYLSLREMKLLAQEVTPLKKIIFDWDAPRTKEGYYMFNGCIEAAIRRSLVFAPYSDMIWLETKTPDLEQARSFSRKIHKQLPATKLVYNLSPSFNWSAHGFDDKALKSFVWDLAKEGFTLQLVSLAGLHSDGVSFWELANSFQSDGMKAYVEKVQKREKETNCDIMTHQLWSGAEYVDSLMKVVQNGASSQTLSTSGESFTETQF; this is encoded by the coding sequence ATGATTACAATGATTAACAACAAAACTTTCAATAGAAAAACTACGGGAACACTGAAGAAGCTGGTTTTGTCATCAGACAAGTCACTGCGAAGATCTTTCAACGGGGCAAGCAGTACTAAAGACTTCGTGTTCTCGGAATCAAGTAAAGTAGAAGAATGGTGGGAATCAGCCAGATTTAAGAATATCAGTCGTCCATACTCAGCTACGGATGTTGTAAAGCATCGGGGCAGCCTTCCTGCTAATACTTCAATTTATCCTTCATCTTATCAAGCTCGAAAGCTGTTCAACTTACTAGAAGAGAATTTCAAGAATGGTACTCCACTTCACACGTTGGGAGTTATCGATCCTGTACAAATGAGTCAGTTGGCCCGTTgcagaaatatcaaagTTGCTTACATATCTGGTTGGGCTTGTTCTTCCACATTAGTTGGATCTACAAATGAAGTATCGCCGGATTTTGGCGATTATCCATACGATACTGTGCCGAATCAAGTGGAGAGAATATTCAAGGCGCAGCAATTGCACGATCGAAAGGCTTTCTTGGAGGCCTCCATCAAAGGTTCTACTCCTGTTGATTATTTAAAACCAATTATCGCGGACGCAGACATGGGTCACGGTGGCCCAACGACTGTAATGAAAGTTGCTAAGTTGTTTGCGGAGAAAGGGGCTGCTGGTATTCATCTTGAAGATCAGATGGTGGGAGGCAAAAGGTGTGGCCATCTAAGTGGGGCTGTTTTGGTGCCCACAGCAACACATCTTATGAGATTGATTTCCACCAGGTTTCAATGGGATATCATGGGGACAGAAAATTTGGTTATTGCAAGAACAGATTCCTGTAATGGTAAGCTGTTGAGTTCAAGCAGTGATCCGAGAGACCACGAATTCATTAGGGGTATAATAAGAGATAACGTGGTGCCTTGGAGCGAAAAATTGATTGAGATGGaggacaaaaaaattcccAACTCCGCCATTGCTGACatggaaaaagaatggtACCATGAAAATGAGCTGTTTACATTTGAAGAGGCCTTAGAAAAGCAGTTTACGGCAAGCGAGTTTGAAAgctataaagaaaagaaggaagacCTTATGGTAAACAAGCTGGGTAGAGCATACCTAAGCTTAAGAGAAATGAAACTTTTAGCTCAAGAAGTGACACcactaaagaaaattatattTGACTGGGATGCTCCGAGGACCAAAGAGGGATATTACATGTTTAACGGTTGTATTGAAGCAGCTATTAGAAGATCTTTGGTGTTTGCCCCATATTCTGATATGATTTGGCTGGAAACGAAAACTCCTGACCTGGAGCAGGCACGCtcattttcaagaaaaattcataaaCAACTTCCAGCTACCAAGCTAGTATATAACTTATCTCCTAGTTTCAATTGGAGCGCTCACGGCTTTGATGATAAGGCATTAAAATCCTTCGTATGGGACTTGGCAAAAGAAGGCTTCACGTTGCAACTGGTTTCCCTTGCCGGTCTGCATTCAGATGGAGTATCATTCTGGGAATTAGCCAATAGCTTCCAAAGTGACGGAATGAAAGCATACGTCGAAAAAGTGCAAAAACGGGAAAAGGAGACTAATTGTGATATCATGACACACCAGCTATGGTCTGGTGCAGAATATGTTGATTCCTTAATGAAAGTTGTCCAAAACGGTGCTTCATCCCAAACTTTAAGTACATCTGGTGAGAGCTTTACCGAAACGCAATTTTGA